The following coding sequences are from one Alosa alosa isolate M-15738 ecotype Scorff River chromosome 13, AALO_Geno_1.1, whole genome shotgun sequence window:
- the elp6 gene encoding elongator complex protein 6, protein MFTELNSILNNTPDNCKLGEFVLIMDRKADASFLVHHFLSFYLRAGCKVCFLGLVQSFSHYSAVSQRLGVSLAQAKEKGQLVFLEGLKDCLGVLLPDGPKPDGPTLDFFRPQCLDLRGLFEFVLSSLSPPGGTGGEGDTGSGCASPPVLIVDDLSVLLSLGVSVGAVLDFAHYCKANICHELKGSSVMLVRCEEEEEEDEGDEEGSEMLQRGLMHQCTLALQVQGLPTGYCRDIHGQVDICWRGQGQQQQQNQKKVFQYKVQDKGASFFARGTSSAVL, encoded by the exons ATGTTTACGGAACTCAACAGCATCCTCAATAATACCCCGGATAATTGCAAGCTG GGAGAGTTTGTTCTTATAATGGACAGAAAGGCTGATGCTTCGTTTCTGGTGCATCAtttcctttctttctatttGCGAG CGGGCTGTAAAGTTTGCTTCTTGGGTCTTGTACAGTCTTTTAGTCATTACAGTGCGGTCAGTCAAAGACTG GGTGTGAGTTTGGCTCAGGCAAAGGAGAAGGGCCAGCTTGTGTTCCTGGAAGGACTGAAAGATTGCCTGGGAGTACTGTTACCTGACGGGCCCAAACCTGACGGTCCCACATTAGACTTTTTCAG GCCCCAGTGCTTGGATCTGAGAGGTCTGTTTGAGTTTGTGCTGAGCTCTCTGAGTCCACCAGGTGGCACTGGTGGTGAGGGGGACACTGGGTCAGGATGTGCGAGTCCTCCAGTACTGATCGTGGATGACCTGAGTGTCCTCCTCAGTCTCGGCGTTAGCGTTGGAGCAGTGCTGGACTTTGCCCACTACTGCAAGGCTAACATCTGCCACGAGTTAAAG GGCAGTTCAGTGATGCTCGTCcggtgtgaggaggaggaggaggaggatgagggtgaTGAGGAAGGCTCTGAGATGCTCCAGAGGGGTCTGATGCACCAGTGCACCCTGGCTCTGCAGGTTCAAGGTCTCCCCACTGGCTACTGCAGGGACATTCACGGGCAG GTGGACATTTGTTGGAGAGGTcaaggccagcagcagcagcagaatcaGAAGAAAGTCTTTCAGTACAAAGTCCAGGACAAGGGCGCGTCCTTCTTTGCCCGCGGGACCTCTAGTGCTGTCCTCTGA